Proteins encoded together in one Streptomyces sp. NA04227 window:
- a CDS encoding CehA/McbA family metallohydrolase, with protein MCEEHVTDRHFSRRALFASSAAAALTLGTVSFADAAEDGTPAAGTKQTRTVKGTLPTGAPDFVYLPVEIPRGVRELHVAYTYQKPTVPAGTQGNALDIGLFDERGTALGGEGFRGWSGGARTEFFVRADDATPGYIRGPLRPGTWHIALGPYTVAPEGLPYEVTLTLTYGTQDPTPRAVYPPEHAKGRGRAWYRGDCHLHSWHSDGRRTTQEIADLARAAGLDFINSSEHNTHSAHRDWAAAAGDDLLVLTGEEITTRNGHVLALGVDPGTFVDWRYRARDNRFGKYAKQIREAGGLVVPAHPHATCVGCNWKFGFNDVDAVEVWNGAHTPDDEVSLAEWDNMLVAAARSRSGWIPAMGNSDAHRDPNVVGMPQTVVLADDLTREAILAGIRAGRSYIAESSDVELSFTVSGGRGRHAGIGERLRVPLDSPVTVRLEAKGAPGAVPSIVTDQGTLFTGPALPPSGTGTVEWRTTPQYAAYVRAEVRRPSATPGLPGAFVGFTNPVFLGE; from the coding sequence ATGTGCGAGGAGCACGTCACCGACCGGCACTTCTCGAGGCGCGCGTTGTTCGCGTCCTCGGCCGCCGCCGCGCTTACCTTGGGCACCGTGAGCTTCGCCGACGCCGCCGAGGACGGCACCCCCGCCGCGGGGACCAAGCAGACCCGTACGGTCAAGGGCACCCTGCCGACCGGCGCGCCCGACTTCGTGTACCTGCCCGTGGAAATCCCGCGCGGGGTACGTGAACTGCACGTCGCCTACACGTACCAGAAGCCCACCGTCCCGGCCGGTACCCAGGGCAACGCCCTGGACATCGGCCTCTTCGACGAGCGCGGCACCGCCCTCGGCGGCGAGGGCTTCCGCGGCTGGTCCGGCGGCGCCCGCACCGAGTTCTTCGTACGCGCCGACGACGCGACGCCCGGCTACATCCGCGGCCCCCTGCGCCCCGGCACCTGGCACATCGCCCTCGGCCCGTACACCGTCGCCCCCGAGGGACTCCCGTACGAGGTCACCCTCACGCTGACCTACGGGACGCAGGACCCGACGCCCAGGGCGGTGTACCCGCCCGAGCACGCCAAGGGCCGCGGGCGCGCCTGGTACCGGGGCGATTGCCATCTGCACTCCTGGCACTCCGACGGCCGTCGCACCACGCAGGAGATCGCCGACCTCGCCCGTGCGGCGGGGCTGGACTTCATCAACTCCTCGGAGCACAACACCCACTCGGCGCACCGTGACTGGGCCGCCGCGGCCGGGGACGACCTGCTGGTCCTGACCGGCGAGGAGATCACCACCCGCAACGGTCACGTCCTCGCCCTCGGCGTCGACCCCGGCACCTTCGTCGACTGGCGCTACCGGGCCCGCGACAACCGCTTCGGCAAGTACGCCAAGCAGATCCGGGAGGCGGGCGGCCTGGTCGTCCCGGCGCACCCGCACGCCACCTGTGTCGGCTGCAACTGGAAGTTCGGCTTCAACGACGTGGACGCCGTCGAGGTGTGGAACGGCGCCCACACCCCCGACGACGAGGTCTCCCTCGCCGAGTGGGACAACATGCTGGTGGCCGCCGCCCGTTCACGCAGCGGCTGGATTCCCGCCATGGGCAACAGCGACGCCCACCGCGACCCCAACGTCGTCGGCATGCCGCAGACGGTCGTCCTCGCCGACGACCTCACCCGCGAGGCGATCCTCGCCGGTATCCGCGCGGGCCGCAGCTACATCGCCGAGTCCTCGGACGTGGAACTGTCGTTCACCGTCTCCGGCGGCCGCGGCCGGCACGCGGGCATCGGCGAGCGACTCCGTGTGCCGCTGGACAGCCCGGTCACCGTGCGCCTCGAGGCGAAGGGCGCCCCCGGCGCCGTCCCGAGCATCGTCACCGACCAGGGCACCCTCTTCACCGGCCCCGCCCTCCCGCCGTCCGGCACCGGCACGGTCGAGTGGCGCACCACGCCGCAGTACGCCGCCTACGTACGCGCCGAGGTCCGCCGCCCGTCGGCGACTCCGGGGCTGCCGGGGGCGTTCGTGGGGTTCACGAATCCGGTGTTCTTGGGGGAGTGA